The DNA sequence AGACTCGCGGGCACCACCCCGGCCGCGCGCAGCAGGGTTTCGGCGGTGTGGAGGCTGCCCTGCGAGCTGGACGCGGTGAGCACGCGCCGCCCGGCCAGATCCGCCAGCGTGTGCACGCCGGTGCGCGCGAGCACATGCACCTCCTCGGCATACAGCGGCAGCACCAGCCGCAGCAGCGTGGCGGTCTGCCGGTTGGCGGGATCGTCCGAGCGCGCCAACCACGCCAGGATGTCCGACTGCGCGAAGCCCAGCGCGGCGTTTTCCTTCGGGTTGGCGAGCAGGTGCAGATTGTCCAGGCTGCCCAGGGTCTCGCGGTTGAACAGCGGCACGCCCTGCTGGCGGGCGGTCGCGACCAGGTCGTCGGCCACCGCGTGGTAGGTCCCGGTGCCGCTGCCGCTGACCAGCCCGATCGGATCGGCTGGTGCCGGGGCACTGGCTGCCTTGGCGTGCGACGCCAGGCGGGACGCCGCGGTCAGCGCCCCCATGCGGGTCGACAGCGTGTCGATGCAGGCGGCGGCCGTCAGGACAGGTGGTGGCGGCGGCGGGTCGATCGACGGATCGGAGACCCGGTTCGCGCCGAACATCGGCAGCAGCGCATAGGCACACGCCAGCGCCCCGACCAGCACCATCGTGCCCCGCAAGCCCCGGTCGGTGTTCAGCCCCGCCGTCAGCCACGGCAGCAGCAGGCCGATCAGCAGCACCCCCAGGCCCACGATCAGGACCGGTCCGTTGATCCCCGCCCATCCCATCACAGCTCCCACCACCACAGCCTCCCAGCCAAGCGCGAAATCGTGAAATTCTCGGCATTCTAGAAGTGCAATCCTGTCGCAGCTTGACAAGCTGGATCCGATGGCCCGGGAGAAACGGCGGTGCAGCCTGCCACGCCGAGCGGGCAGGAGCGATCGGGGCCCTCCCGCAGGGGGTAGCCCATATGGAACGCGACCTCCGGCCGGCGCATTCTGGAATCAACGACGCGGTGGCGCGTCTTGAACCCAGGAGCCGACCATGCCGACTGCAGCCCCTCTTGCACACCCGCTGAACACCCGCACGGGCCGTGACGCGGCCCGCGCCACGCAGCTGGCCCGCCCCCTGACCTGGGCCCTCGGCCTGGGCACCGCGCTGGTGGTCGCGCCGGTGGCCTTCGCCGTCGTGCAGGGCGTGGCCGGGCTGGTGGTGGCTGGCGCGATCGGGATGGCCGGCGTGCAGCTCGCACCGGTCCTCGCCCTCAAGCTGGCGAACTGGCGCCTGCGCCTGATGCAGGGCGAAGCGCGCGGCAGCCCGCTGCCCACGCTGGACAACCTGCTGCTCGACCGCCGCGCCGCACTGGCCCAGGCCAGCTTCCAGCTGCAGAGCGCCATCGCGCAGATCGACGCCTTCGTCGAACAGGCCGGCGAGTACGCCCGCCGCCACCCGGACGCCGCCCCGCGCTGGCTGGAACGCGCCCGCCGCGCCGAGCAGATGCGCGCGCAGAAGAAACATGCGCTGCGCACCGCGGCGGAGTCGGTCGCCGCCTTCGAGCAGGAGGTGGAGCGCGCCCGCACCGAGTGGGCGCTGGTCGAGGCCGAGCGGGCACTGAACAGCGCGCTCGGCGCCACCCACGGCGACCCGATGGACCAGTTGCTGGAGCGCACCGCCCTCGACAGCGTGCGCCTGGAGATGAACCGCGCCTTCGCCAGCCTGGAGACCGAGCTGGTGCTCGACCTGCAGACCGTGCCCCCGAGCCAGCCCCACGCCGCGCTGGCCGACCAGGGAGACCGCGCATGAACTACCGCCTCTTCACCTCGCTGCTGCTGATGGCCGTGCTGACGGCGCTCTACCTGTGGTTCTGCCCGCCCGAGGAGACGGCCGCGCCAGGCATCGAAGCTGGCCAGCGAACCGGGCCACTCGGCGCCCTCAAGATTCTCTGACACCGGAGCACACCATGACCACCCGCACCGCCCTCCGCGCCTGGACCCTGGCCACCACGGCCGCGCTCACCACCACGCTGGCCGCCGCCCAGGGACCGGCCCCGATCCCGGTGTCCACCGGCCTGCCGCAAGGCACCTACGCCTCGATGTTCAAGGACCTGAGCGAGATCTGTGGCGCAGCAGCCGGCCTGGCACTGGTGGAAAAGCCCGCGTCCGGCTCGGACGAGTCGATCGACCGGCTGCTGCGCAACGAGGTGTCGGCCGCCTTCGTGCAGACCGACGTGCTGCATGCCCGGCGCACCACCGAGGACCTCGGCGGTGTGAAGGCGCTGGTGGCACTGCACCCGGAACCGGTGCACCTGCTGGCGCTGACGGCGCCGCTGGTCGAAGGCGGCGTGTTCGGCCTGGGCGGGCGGGAGGTGCCGTTCAACACCCTGGGCGACCTGGGCAAGCGGCGGGTCGGCGCCTGGGGCGGCGCGCTGGTGACGGCGCGGCTGGTCCAGCTCCAGGCCGAGGTGGACTTCCGCGTGACCGAGTTC is a window from the Sphaerotilus montanus genome containing:
- a CDS encoding TAXI family TRAP transporter solute-binding subunit, producing the protein MGWAGINGPVLIVGLGVLLIGLLLPWLTAGLNTDRGLRGTMVLVGALACAYALLPMFGANRVSDPSIDPPPPPPVLTAAACIDTLSTRMGALTAASRLASHAKAASAPAPADPIGLVSGSGTGTYHAVADDLVATARQQGVPLFNRETLGSLDNLHLLANPKENAALGFAQSDILAWLARSDDPANRQTATLLRLVLPLYAEEVHVLARTGVHTLADLAGRRVLTASSSQGSLHTAETLLRAAGVVPASLDSQQTAAAALCSVLTGRADAMVIVAGKPTPHLVSLDALRDHPARPLDGVHLLPLDLPLDNTGYEVARIDRGDYPWVAQPVSTLAVRALLMAFDFSPQRTAYQQRRCQQLQRLGRLIEQELPALAKPPHHVKWGEVNPKRTVSGWRLDACSRVGA